The following are encoded together in the Rhinopithecus roxellana isolate Shanxi Qingling chromosome 5, ASM756505v1, whole genome shotgun sequence genome:
- the LOC104657953 gene encoding 60S ribosomal protein L36a has protein sequence MVNVPKTRRIFCKKCGKHQPHKVTQYKKGKDSLYAQGKRRYDRKQSGYGGQTKPIFRKKAKTTKKIVLRLECVEPNCRSKRVLAIKRCKHFELGGDKKRKGQVIQF, from the coding sequence ATGGTTAACGTCCCTAAAACCCGCCGGATTTTCTGTAAGAAGTGTGGCAAGCACCAACCCCACAAAGTGACACAGTACAAGAAGGGCAAGGATTCTCTGTATGCCCAGGGAAAGCGGCGCTATGACAGGAAGCAGAGTGGCTATGGTGGGCAAACTAAGCCGATTTTCCGGAAAAAggctaaaactacaaagaagattgTGCTAAGGCTTGAGTGCGTTGAGCCCAACTGCAGATCTAAGAGAGTGCTGGCTATTAAAAGATGCAAGCATTTTGAACTGGGAGGAGATAAGAAGAGAAAGGGCCAAGTGATCCAGTTCTAA